The following are encoded in a window of Salinibacter ruber DSM 13855 genomic DNA:
- a CDS encoding single-stranded DNA-binding protein encodes MARSVNKVVLIGNLGDDPELRYTGSGTAVCNMSLATNESYTNSDGEEVQQTEWHDVVAWGRLGEVCNEYLERGSQVYFEGKIETNQWEDQDGNTRYSTEVKALEATFLGEGPDGAVPGGGQPAQGQSPAPSQRRAGGQGGASGGGPPSQSGGDGQPGSDETFEPDDDLPF; translated from the coding sequence ATGGCTCGAAGCGTAAACAAAGTCGTCCTGATCGGGAACCTCGGGGACGATCCGGAGCTCCGATATACCGGCAGCGGGACGGCCGTCTGCAACATGAGTCTCGCCACCAACGAGTCCTACACCAACAGCGACGGGGAGGAGGTCCAGCAGACCGAGTGGCACGACGTGGTGGCCTGGGGGCGTCTCGGAGAAGTGTGCAACGAGTACCTCGAGAGGGGCTCGCAGGTGTACTTCGAAGGGAAGATCGAGACCAACCAGTGGGAGGACCAGGACGGCAACACCCGCTACTCGACGGAAGTGAAAGCCCTGGAGGCGACATTTCTTGGGGAGGGGCCGGACGGGGCCGTTCCCGGAGGCGGACAGCCGGCGCAAGGCCAGAGTCCTGCCCCCAGCCAGCGACGCGCCGGCGGCCAGGGGGGCGCCTCGGGCGGAGGGCCGCCGAGCCAGTCCGGCGGAGATGGGCAGCCCGGTAGCGACGAGACCTTCGAGCCCGACGATGACCTCCCGTTTTAG
- a CDS encoding HAL/PAL/TAL family ammonia-lyase, translating to MSTPSAPDTPALRIGPDVALACEDIEAAARDEHTRLRTTDAATEALASSRAALERARDAGRPVYGVTTGLGPLVDEAVESDEESASAHGPSPEGDRGRKLIAHLGAGAGSFAPPPLVRATMIARLQTLVQGHSAVRPALVDEVIEVFESGLIPAVPEVGSLGASGDLTPLAHIARVCTGDGAVVTSDGELLDAAEALEAVGCAPLRLGRRDALGLVNGTAFMTAYAAHAVARGRRLLERAEALTGLIYRLLGCSREALDADLHRARGHSGQVQSAAAIRDVATREGARPSEERPLQEVYSLRCAPQILGAVREQLRHARDLVETELNGATDNPVFDTDGADVLHGGNFQGQQVAFAADALNEALTQAGVLAERQLDVLLSPDQNGGAPPLLAWEPGPNSGFGGTQLTATALVAEMRNDAQMAATSSIPTNGDNQDVVSMGALSARRAHGQTRHLATILSILGLALTQLTHLRAEGRAEGAAPDLPGWMPAVDPVREDRALRAEIDDLTDRWVTPPTA from the coding sequence ATGTCCACCCCCTCCGCACCGGATACGCCCGCATTGCGGATCGGTCCGGATGTCGCACTTGCCTGTGAGGACATCGAAGCGGCGGCCCGGGACGAGCACACGAGGCTCCGAACGACCGATGCGGCCACAGAAGCCCTCGCGTCCTCGCGTGCCGCCTTGGAGCGCGCCCGGGACGCCGGACGCCCCGTCTACGGCGTGACGACCGGCCTCGGGCCGCTCGTGGACGAGGCCGTGGAGTCCGACGAAGAATCGGCGTCGGCCCACGGGCCGTCCCCCGAAGGCGACCGTGGACGAAAATTGATTGCTCATCTCGGGGCCGGGGCCGGATCGTTCGCGCCGCCGCCGCTCGTTCGCGCCACGATGATCGCGCGGCTCCAGACCCTGGTGCAGGGGCACTCGGCCGTGCGGCCCGCCCTCGTGGACGAGGTGATCGAGGTGTTCGAGTCCGGCCTGATCCCAGCGGTCCCCGAAGTCGGGTCCCTGGGGGCGAGTGGCGACCTCACACCGCTTGCGCACATTGCTCGGGTCTGCACCGGGGACGGGGCCGTGGTGACGAGCGACGGCGAGCTGCTGGACGCCGCCGAGGCCTTGGAGGCGGTCGGGTGTGCTCCGTTGCGGCTGGGCCGCCGCGACGCATTGGGGCTGGTCAACGGCACGGCCTTCATGACGGCCTACGCGGCGCATGCCGTGGCCCGCGGGCGGCGTCTGTTGGAGCGGGCCGAGGCCCTCACAGGTCTGATCTACCGACTTCTGGGGTGCTCGCGGGAGGCGCTGGACGCGGACCTGCATCGGGCCCGCGGCCACTCCGGACAAGTCCAAAGTGCCGCCGCAATTCGGGACGTGGCGACGCGGGAGGGGGCGCGTCCCTCGGAAGAACGTCCCCTTCAGGAGGTGTACTCGCTCCGCTGTGCCCCCCAAATCTTGGGGGCGGTTCGTGAGCAGCTCCGGCACGCCCGTGACCTCGTCGAGACGGAGCTGAACGGGGCCACGGACAATCCGGTGTTCGACACGGACGGGGCGGATGTGCTCCACGGGGGAAACTTCCAGGGCCAACAGGTTGCGTTCGCCGCCGACGCCCTGAACGAGGCCCTCACCCAGGCGGGTGTGCTGGCCGAGCGGCAGCTGGACGTGCTCCTGTCCCCGGACCAGAACGGCGGGGCCCCGCCGCTGCTTGCCTGGGAGCCGGGCCCTAACAGCGGATTCGGCGGCACGCAGCTTACCGCGACGGCCCTGGTGGCCGAGATGCGCAACGACGCGCAGATGGCGGCCACGTCTTCGATCCCGACGAACGGAGACAACCAGGACGTCGTCTCCATGGGCGCCCTTTCGGCCCGACGGGCACACGGCCAGACGCGCCATCTCGCGACGATTCTGTCGATCCTGGGGCTGGCCCTGACGCAACTGACCCACCTCCGTGCGGAGGGCCGGGCCGAGGGGGCCGCGCCCGACCTGCCCGGGTGGATGCCGGCGGTCGACCCCGTCCGTGAAGACCGGGCCCTTCGGGCTGAGATCGACGACCTGACCGACCGTTGGGTGACCCCGCCCACCGCGTAG
- a CDS encoding ATP-dependent helicase: MIDREQLTDEQTRIVQHGRGPALVFAVAGAGKTTSLVHRIARLVTQGGVAPGNILASSFSRATAQDLEAGLTELGLPDVNCRTLHSLGRQFLKWAEAEHHWSRRLGDEDLNPSRLGPVLAGRALTRLARERDVDDHELDIDRGELEDQVSAWKAQLCYPDLDEAALPPAAREEARQAEHDNEDFVTLYQYYEEERRREGWVTFDDMLLEGWEALLRFDDLRARAQQAYEHVLIDEFQDISRVQYQMLDVLTEPHRNYMAVGDDDQCIYEWRGANPSFILDFREEYEADEYLIRDTFRSQAPHTVLANAVIAHNDHRREKHLNLTRGFGGSTQVHAADGADAEATHVAGAIESQLDTGRTLPEMVVLVRQYAQTPSLEQVFIDRDLPYRIVGNVPFYRRRPVQVLLRHLFWGTLEATVRTAGWFDHRRNAQRYVDRFQKLMREPNRYVSTDLITRLCREAVGDETSITDLLAASMGAMHDRTAERVERFLDTADQLVDRLDEPAHRTVDWLIKALDYEDYLRRYSAFEELADRRIRTARSLIDFARGHPDVASVLRRIKEISVDRPDRGAQADVLEIRSIHRAKGREWPVVFVPGCNDGTIPTSRDDSTMPPPDEDDSAGASDDSGSEDSDTDDAPAARREEERRLFYVALTRAQEQLHLSYDRTEPPSPFLAEADAEHRLALCDRVRPVFHRPADDWAAADVAWLCIGAGALRLRRYLTTWWDPTEAQRRALAAHLGREEALREAADAEIAAYARDPGAEEKGAHDASSPMEEGSDASETNGHAGQTAEQDAGVPTEAPVDEATAQQLRTAFEDGREVVEDALGLGPDEADPANAPAEKPEGVPEDDAVGGTVAE, translated from the coding sequence ATGATTGACCGCGAGCAGCTTACCGACGAGCAGACCCGGATCGTCCAGCACGGCCGCGGGCCGGCCCTCGTGTTTGCCGTGGCGGGCGCGGGGAAGACCACGTCGCTGGTCCACCGCATCGCGCGTCTCGTGACGCAGGGGGGCGTGGCCCCGGGCAACATCCTGGCCAGTTCGTTCAGTCGGGCCACGGCGCAGGACCTGGAGGCGGGGCTGACGGAGCTCGGGCTGCCGGACGTAAACTGCCGCACGCTGCACTCGCTGGGCCGGCAGTTCCTAAAGTGGGCCGAGGCGGAGCACCACTGGTCGCGTCGGCTCGGGGACGAGGATCTGAACCCGTCCCGCCTCGGCCCGGTCCTGGCCGGCCGCGCCCTCACGCGCCTCGCCCGCGAGCGGGACGTCGACGACCACGAGCTGGACATCGATCGCGGCGAGCTGGAGGACCAGGTCAGCGCCTGGAAGGCTCAGCTTTGCTACCCCGACCTGGACGAGGCGGCCCTCCCGCCCGCGGCCCGCGAGGAGGCCCGCCAGGCCGAGCACGACAACGAGGACTTCGTCACCCTCTACCAGTACTACGAAGAAGAGCGGCGGCGGGAGGGGTGGGTCACGTTCGACGACATGCTGCTGGAAGGGTGGGAGGCCCTCCTCCGGTTCGACGACCTGCGGGCACGGGCCCAGCAGGCCTACGAGCACGTCCTGATCGACGAATTCCAAGACATCAGCCGCGTCCAGTACCAGATGCTGGACGTGCTCACCGAGCCGCACCGCAACTACATGGCCGTGGGCGACGACGACCAGTGCATCTACGAGTGGCGCGGGGCAAACCCGTCGTTCATTCTGGACTTTCGGGAAGAGTACGAGGCCGACGAGTACCTCATCCGGGACACGTTTCGGTCGCAGGCCCCGCACACGGTTCTCGCCAACGCGGTCATCGCCCACAACGACCACCGGCGCGAGAAGCACCTCAACCTGACCCGCGGCTTCGGCGGCAGCACGCAGGTCCACGCCGCCGACGGGGCCGACGCCGAGGCGACCCATGTAGCCGGTGCCATCGAGTCTCAGCTCGACACGGGCCGCACCCTGCCCGAAATGGTGGTGCTCGTCCGCCAGTACGCGCAGACGCCGTCCCTCGAGCAGGTCTTCATCGACCGCGATCTGCCCTACCGGATCGTGGGAAACGTGCCCTTCTACCGCCGCCGCCCGGTCCAGGTGCTGCTCCGGCACCTGTTCTGGGGCACCCTCGAAGCGACGGTCCGCACGGCGGGTTGGTTCGACCACCGGCGCAACGCGCAGCGCTACGTCGACCGGTTCCAAAAGCTCATGCGGGAGCCGAACCGGTACGTCAGCACGGACCTCATCACGCGCCTCTGTCGGGAGGCGGTCGGCGACGAGACGTCGATCACGGACCTTCTCGCCGCCTCGATGGGGGCGATGCACGACCGGACCGCCGAGCGGGTGGAGCGCTTCCTGGACACGGCCGACCAGCTCGTGGACCGGCTCGACGAGCCGGCCCACAGGACCGTCGACTGGCTCATCAAGGCCCTCGACTACGAGGACTACCTCCGGCGCTACAGCGCCTTCGAGGAGCTGGCCGACCGGCGCATCCGGACGGCCCGGTCGCTCATCGACTTCGCGCGGGGACACCCCGACGTCGCGTCGGTCCTCCGTCGAATCAAGGAGATTTCCGTGGACCGCCCCGATCGTGGGGCCCAGGCGGACGTGCTGGAAATCCGGAGCATCCACCGGGCCAAGGGCCGCGAGTGGCCCGTCGTGTTTGTGCCGGGCTGCAACGACGGCACGATCCCCACGTCGCGCGACGACAGCACAATGCCCCCTCCCGACGAGGACGATTCGGCGGGGGCATCCGATGATTCCGGGTCCGAGGACTCCGACACAGACGACGCCCCGGCCGCCCGCCGGGAGGAGGAGCGTCGCCTGTTTTACGTCGCCCTCACGCGGGCGCAGGAGCAACTGCACCTGTCCTACGACCGCACCGAGCCGCCGTCGCCCTTCCTGGCGGAGGCCGACGCTGAGCACCGGCTTGCCCTGTGCGACCGGGTGCGACCGGTTTTCCACCGCCCGGCCGACGACTGGGCGGCCGCGGACGTGGCCTGGCTCTGCATCGGGGCCGGGGCGTTGCGGCTCCGCCGCTACCTAACGACGTGGTGGGATCCCACAGAGGCACAGCGGCGCGCCCTGGCGGCCCACCTCGGTCGTGAAGAGGCGCTTCGGGAGGCGGCAGACGCCGAGATTGCGGCGTACGCCCGCGACCCCGGTGCCGAAGAGAAGGGAGCGCACGACGCCTCCAGCCCGATGGAGGAGGGAAGCGATGCCTCCGAGACGAACGGGCACGCTGGTCAGACGGCCGAACAAGACGCGGGCGTTCCTACGGAGGCACCGGTGGACGAGGCGACGGCCCAGCAGTTGCGGACGGCGTTCGAGGACGGTCGTGAGGTCGTCGAGGACGCCCTCGGGCTCGGCCCCGACGAGGCCGATCCTGCCAATGCTCCTGCCGAGAAGCCCGAGGGCGTCCCGGAAGACGACGCCGTGGGCGGCACCGTGGCGGAATGA
- a CDS encoding protoporphyrinogen/coproporphyrinogen oxidase produces the protein MAPPDVLVIGAGLAGLNCARHLHERGLSVQVVEATDRVGGRVRTDTVDGFRLDRGFQVLLTAYPETQRELDYDALDLHPFHDGALVRYNGRFQRVADPRRHPWDAPRTVLARIGTLADKLRVLRLRQALADRSIPQIMEQEERPTIEVLRERWGFSSVMIDRFFRPFLGGIFFDRALQASSRMFEFVFKMFAEGRTVLPAGGIDRIPAQMRRDLPDEAVRLNTRVEAIDEQTVTLATGGALEAPHVVVATEAPAANRLVGDVSPTEGRSTVCLYYDAPRSPLDDPFLVLNGEGVGPINNLAVPSDVAPGYAPDDRALVSVVVVGRPAEDEAALQRSVRAQLIDWFGLEAGGWTHLQTQHLPYALPEQAPPFLSPYERPVRRRRGLYVCGDHRRTASLNGALAAGRAAADAVWADHTD, from the coding sequence ATGGCACCCCCCGACGTTCTCGTGATCGGGGCCGGGCTGGCCGGCCTGAACTGTGCGCGCCACCTCCACGAGCGCGGCCTCAGCGTGCAGGTGGTGGAGGCCACCGACCGGGTGGGCGGGCGCGTCCGAACCGACACGGTCGACGGCTTTCGGCTCGACCGCGGATTTCAGGTGCTCCTCACGGCCTACCCCGAGACGCAGCGCGAGCTGGACTACGACGCGCTCGACCTCCACCCCTTCCACGACGGCGCCCTGGTGCGCTACAACGGCCGCTTCCAGCGGGTCGCGGACCCCCGCCGGCACCCGTGGGACGCCCCGCGCACCGTCCTGGCGCGCATCGGCACGCTGGCCGACAAGCTGCGGGTGCTGCGCCTGCGCCAGGCCCTCGCCGACCGGTCAATCCCGCAGATCATGGAGCAGGAGGAGCGCCCCACGATCGAGGTTCTCCGAGAACGCTGGGGCTTCTCCTCCGTCATGATCGACCGCTTCTTCCGACCCTTCCTCGGCGGCATCTTCTTCGACCGGGCCCTGCAGGCGTCGAGCCGCATGTTCGAGTTCGTCTTCAAGATGTTCGCGGAGGGCCGGACGGTGCTGCCCGCCGGCGGCATCGACCGCATTCCGGCGCAGATGCGCCGCGACCTGCCGGACGAGGCCGTTCGGTTGAACACGCGCGTCGAAGCAATCGACGAGCAGACCGTGACGCTCGCGACCGGCGGTGCCCTGGAGGCGCCCCACGTGGTGGTTGCGACGGAGGCGCCGGCGGCGAACCGGCTCGTGGGCGATGTGTCCCCGACCGAGGGCCGCTCGACCGTCTGCCTCTACTACGATGCCCCCCGGTCCCCGCTCGACGATCCGTTTCTCGTCCTCAACGGCGAGGGCGTCGGCCCCATCAACAACCTCGCCGTGCCCTCGGACGTGGCGCCCGGCTACGCACCGGACGACCGCGCCCTCGTGTCCGTCGTGGTGGTGGGCAGGCCCGCAGAGGACGAGGCGGCACTCCAGCGGTCGGTGCGGGCCCAGCTGATCGACTGGTTCGGGCTGGAGGCGGGCGGCTGGACCCACCTTCAAACACAGCATCTCCCCTACGCCCTGCCCGAACAGGCCCCGCCATTCCTGTCCCCTTACGAGCGGCCGGTGCGCCGGCGCCGCGGGCTGTACGTGTGCGGCGACCACCGCCGCACCGCGTCCCTCAACGGCGCCCTCGCCGCGGGCCGGGCCGCCGCCGATGCCGTCTGGGCGGACCACACGGACTGA
- the hutH gene encoding histidine ammonia-lyase, producing the protein MPAACPDAPVQIDSLHADLDARLSALREDPTPVDRSRDRVEDALGDGEAHYGINTGFGALAQKRVPEDDLETLQRNLVFSHAVGVGDLVPKALSRLILHLKIHALGLGHSGVSRETFDRLLLFAERDLVPAIPSRGSVGASGDLAPLAHLALPLLGEGRFWTEDGSDVRPAGAVLDEHDLAPITLRPKDGLALINGTQQMSGYGAHVLHEAHRLVKIADLLSAMSLEALQGSIKPFDERVHDVRPHPGAQQVAANVRTLLTDSEILESHRNCGKVQDPYCLRCVPQVHGASRDALRHATDMVEREVNSVTDNPLVFEDGDVISAGNFHGQPLALALDYAGVALAELASISERRIYLLLEGHDGLPELLMEDTGLNSGYMMPQYTAAALVSENKSLAHPASVDSIPTSLGQEDHVSMGSVGAVQLLDILENVERVLAIELLTAAQALDYRRPLRPGRGVERAHETVRETIAHREADYLLEDDIDQSLAFVRGEELLGPVADELEPLG; encoded by the coding sequence ATGCCTGCCGCCTGTCCCGACGCCCCGGTGCAGATCGACTCCCTCCACGCCGACCTCGACGCCCGCCTCTCGGCGCTCCGGGAGGACCCGACCCCCGTCGACCGGTCGCGAGACCGGGTGGAAGATGCGCTGGGCGACGGGGAGGCGCACTACGGCATCAACACCGGCTTCGGGGCGCTCGCGCAGAAGCGCGTGCCGGAGGACGACCTGGAGACGCTCCAGCGCAACCTCGTCTTCAGCCACGCCGTGGGGGTGGGCGACCTCGTGCCGAAGGCCCTCAGCCGCCTCATCCTCCACCTCAAGATCCACGCGCTGGGCCTGGGCCACTCCGGCGTCTCCCGTGAGACGTTCGACCGGCTGCTCCTGTTTGCGGAGCGGGATCTCGTCCCGGCGATCCCGAGCCGGGGCAGCGTCGGGGCGTCGGGGGACCTCGCGCCGCTGGCCCACCTGGCGCTGCCGCTGCTGGGCGAGGGGCGCTTCTGGACGGAGGACGGGAGCGACGTGCGCCCGGCGGGGGCCGTCCTCGACGAGCACGACCTCGCGCCGATCACGCTGCGGCCGAAAGACGGGCTTGCCCTCATCAACGGCACCCAGCAAATGAGCGGGTACGGGGCCCACGTGCTCCACGAGGCCCATCGGCTCGTCAAAATCGCCGACCTGCTGTCGGCCATGAGCCTGGAGGCGCTGCAGGGCAGCATCAAGCCGTTCGACGAGCGGGTGCACGACGTCCGGCCGCACCCTGGGGCCCAGCAGGTGGCCGCCAACGTGCGCACCCTGCTCACGGACAGCGAAATCCTGGAGTCGCATCGCAACTGCGGCAAAGTGCAGGACCCGTACTGCCTCCGCTGCGTGCCGCAGGTACACGGCGCAAGCCGCGATGCGCTCCGTCACGCGACCGACATGGTGGAGCGCGAAGTCAATAGCGTGACGGACAACCCGCTCGTCTTTGAGGACGGCGACGTGATCAGTGCCGGCAACTTCCACGGCCAGCCGCTCGCCCTGGCGCTCGATTATGCGGGGGTCGCCCTGGCCGAGCTCGCCAGCATCTCCGAGCGCCGCATCTACCTGCTGCTGGAGGGGCACGACGGCCTTCCGGAGCTCCTGATGGAGGACACGGGCCTCAACTCCGGCTACATGATGCCGCAGTATACCGCCGCCGCGCTCGTGTCGGAGAACAAGAGCCTCGCCCACCCGGCGTCCGTCGACTCCATCCCCACGAGCCTCGGGCAGGAGGACCACGTGAGCATGGGCAGCGTGGGGGCCGTGCAGCTGCTCGACATCTTAGAAAACGTGGAGCGCGTGCTCGCCATCGAGCTGCTCACCGCGGCACAGGCCCTCGACTACCGCCGGCCGCTGCGCCCGGGGCGGGGCGTCGAGCGGGCCCACGAGACGGTCCGCGAGACGATTGCACATCGGGAGGCGGACTACCTGCTGGAGGACGACATCGATCAGAGCCTCGCGTTCGTGCGGGGGGAGGAACTGCTCGGGCCCGTGGCGGACGAATTGGAGCCGCTGGGATAG
- a CDS encoding TIGR01777 family oxidoreductase, translated as MHTFTASSSLGASADALFTWHSRPGAFERLTPPWAPVRLQSFEGIEAGDRAVLRIGPGPLAVRWVAEHYGVEPGRQFCDRQVQGPFSHWEHTHRFTPADDDTGGATLTDRIEYEPPGGALGRQAAPWLEAELRRQFAYRHRITRRDLSLHQQYNPDDRSLTIAVSGASGLVGSSLVPFLTTGGHTVKRLTRSGPTGADEILWDPRTDRVEADKLEGIDAVIHLAGENVFGPWTPAKKQRIYSSRADGTRLLAEALAGLDDPPEVLVSSSAVGYYGDHGADRITEESAPRDAGFLGEVCEAWEAAAEPAAAAGIRTVQMRTGIVLTPAGGALRLMLPAFWLGLGGRVGGRHQYFPWITLDDVIGGIYHALWTDALEGPVNLTAPRPVTMQAYTDTLADVLHRPAFLNVPSSVVRTVGGEMADEMLLTSARAVPQRLQDTGYDFGASALEDGLRHVLGRTAD; from the coding sequence ATGCACACGTTCACCGCCTCCAGTTCGCTCGGCGCGTCCGCCGACGCCCTGTTCACCTGGCACAGCCGCCCCGGGGCCTTCGAGCGCCTGACGCCCCCGTGGGCCCCGGTGCGGCTCCAATCGTTCGAGGGGATCGAGGCAGGCGACCGGGCCGTGCTGCGCATCGGGCCGGGCCCGCTGGCGGTGCGATGGGTGGCCGAGCACTACGGCGTAGAGCCCGGCCGGCAGTTCTGCGACCGACAGGTGCAGGGCCCCTTCTCCCACTGGGAGCACACGCACCGGTTCACGCCCGCGGACGACGACACGGGGGGCGCCACCCTGACGGATCGGATCGAGTACGAGCCGCCGGGCGGGGCGCTGGGCCGACAGGCGGCGCCGTGGCTGGAGGCCGAGCTGCGCCGCCAGTTTGCGTACCGCCACCGCATCACGCGCCGCGACCTGTCGCTGCACCAGCAGTACAATCCCGACGACCGGTCCCTGACGATCGCCGTGAGCGGGGCCTCCGGCCTCGTGGGGTCGAGCCTCGTGCCCTTCCTCACCACGGGCGGGCACACCGTGAAGCGCCTCACCCGCTCCGGCCCCACCGGTGCCGACGAGATTCTGTGGGACCCGCGCACCGACCGGGTCGAGGCCGACAAGCTGGAGGGCATCGACGCGGTGATTCACCTGGCGGGGGAAAACGTATTCGGACCCTGGACGCCCGCGAAGAAGCAGCGCATCTACTCCAGCCGGGCGGACGGAACCCGGCTGCTGGCCGAGGCGCTCGCCGGGCTCGACGACCCGCCCGAGGTGCTCGTCTCCTCCTCCGCCGTCGGCTACTACGGCGACCACGGGGCCGACCGCATCACTGAAGAAAGCGCGCCGCGCGACGCGGGCTTTCTGGGCGAGGTCTGCGAGGCCTGGGAGGCGGCCGCCGAGCCCGCCGCGGCCGCCGGCATCCGCACCGTGCAGATGCGCACCGGGATCGTCCTGACGCCCGCCGGCGGGGCACTCCGCCTCATGCTCCCGGCCTTCTGGCTCGGCCTCGGGGGGCGCGTGGGGGGGCGCCACCAGTACTTCCCCTGGATCACACTCGACGACGTGATCGGCGGGATCTACCACGCCCTGTGGACCGACGCCCTGGAGGGGCCCGTCAACCTCACCGCGCCGCGTCCGGTGACGATGCAGGCGTACACGGACACCCTGGCCGACGTCCTGCATCGCCCGGCGTTCCTGAACGTCCCCTCCTCCGTCGTGCGCACCGTCGGCGGCGAGATGGCGGACGAGATGCTCCTCACCAGCGCCCGCGCCGTGCCGCAGCGCCTGCAGGATACCGGCTACGACTTCGGGGCCTCGGCGCTGGAGGACGGCCTGCGGCACGTGTTGGGGAGAACAGCAGACTAG
- a CDS encoding efflux RND transporter periplasmic adaptor subunit, with translation MSDLPSSFGSSSESGTESGWTPRTKRGVALGVVVLVVVGLALPKMGGSESSDGGGDDAPMRVDATALQPGTVTERIRTSGTLRADESVELTAETAGKVTDIRFDEGDRVDEGALLVRINDAELQAEKDRLEHRLSLATDRAQRQKELLDEGGVSQEEYDATVNEVEVLRAELDLVEARIGKTQIRAPFSGVVGLREVSTGAYVSPQTTIATLQRTDPIKLDFSVSAQYAARVQTGQSVTFRVRGLERTLEGTVYASNTQVSTDTRTLRLRARAPNPDGALRPGMFADVTVPLGQMTDAIVVPSFAVVPTLDGQRVFVAENGVAQPRNVTLGVRTDSTVQVTDGLSLRDTVITSGIQGLRTGLPIRIESLE, from the coding sequence ATGAGCGACCTCCCCTCCTCCTTTGGTTCCTCGTCGGAGTCCGGGACCGAGTCCGGATGGACGCCCCGAACCAAGCGCGGCGTGGCGCTCGGGGTCGTCGTGCTCGTGGTCGTCGGGCTGGCGCTACCGAAGATGGGCGGGTCCGAGTCGTCCGACGGCGGCGGGGACGACGCGCCGATGCGCGTGGACGCGACTGCGCTCCAGCCCGGGACCGTGACCGAGCGGATCCGCACGAGCGGCACCCTGCGCGCGGACGAGTCGGTGGAGCTGACTGCAGAGACGGCGGGCAAGGTCACGGACATTCGCTTCGACGAGGGCGACCGGGTGGACGAAGGCGCACTCCTCGTGCGGATCAACGACGCGGAGCTGCAGGCCGAGAAGGACCGCCTGGAGCACCGCCTGTCGCTGGCCACCGACCGGGCGCAGCGCCAGAAGGAGCTGCTCGACGAGGGCGGCGTGAGCCAGGAGGAGTACGATGCCACAGTGAACGAGGTGGAGGTGCTCCGGGCGGAGCTGGACCTGGTGGAAGCCCGCATCGGGAAGACCCAAATCCGGGCCCCCTTCAGTGGCGTCGTGGGGCTGCGGGAGGTGAGCACGGGGGCCTACGTGTCGCCGCAGACGACCATTGCGACCCTGCAACGGACCGACCCGATCAAGCTCGATTTCTCGGTCTCCGCGCAGTACGCCGCCCGCGTGCAGACGGGCCAGTCCGTCACGTTCCGTGTGCGCGGCCTGGAGCGGACGCTGGAGGGAACCGTCTACGCCAGCAACACGCAGGTCAGCACCGACACCCGTACGCTTCGGCTGCGGGCCCGCGCCCCCAACCCCGACGGGGCGCTCCGGCCCGGCATGTTCGCCGACGTGACCGTTCCGCTCGGGCAGATGACGGACGCGATCGTCGTGCCGTCCTTCGCGGTGGTGCCCACCCTCGACGGCCAGCGCGTCTTCGTGGCCGAGAACGGCGTCGCCCAGCCCCGGAACGTGACGCTCGGGGTCCGCACCGACTCGACCGTCCAGGTCACCGACGGCCTTTCGCTCCGCGACACGGTCATCACGTCCGGCATTCAGGGCCTGCGCACCGGCCTCCCCATTCGGATCGAATCCCTCGAGTAA